From a single Streptomyces liliifuscus genomic region:
- a CDS encoding Lrp/AsnC family transcriptional regulator, with the protein MLNDLDERIVHALAEDARRSYADIGQEVGLSAPAVKRRVDRLRATGAITGFTVRVDPAALGWETEGFVEIYCRRNTSPETIQRGLERYQEVVAASTVTGEADAMVQVFASDMRHFERVLERIAGEPFVERTKSVLVLSPLLRRFSSGSPT; encoded by the coding sequence GTGCTGAACGATCTCGACGAACGCATCGTGCACGCCCTCGCCGAGGACGCCCGCCGCTCCTATGCCGACATCGGGCAGGAGGTGGGGCTGTCCGCGCCCGCGGTGAAACGGCGGGTGGACCGGTTGCGGGCCACCGGGGCGATCACCGGGTTCACCGTTCGGGTCGACCCGGCTGCGCTCGGGTGGGAGACCGAGGGGTTCGTCGAGATCTACTGCCGGCGGAACACTTCGCCGGAGACGATTCAGCGGGGGCTTGAGCGGTATCAGGAGGTTGTTGCCGCGTCCACGGTTACGGGGGAGGCGGATGCGATGGTTCAGGTCTTCGCTTCTGACATGCGGCATTTCGAGCGGGTGCTTGAGCGGATTGCCGGGGAGCCGTTTGTGGAGCGGACGAAGTCCGTGTTGGTGCTTTCGCCTTTGTTGCGGAGGTTTTCTTCGGGGTCGCCCACGTAG
- a CDS encoding GntR family transcriptional regulator, which yields MATRHEEIAEELRRAIDREEYTVGSRLPAETDLAARYGVSRGTVRQAVAALTAEGLIGSRQGARRVVLASRRSQSFEELRSFAQWARAMGREATGHVVSSQYRPATPEDSVRLQLPTGTPVLHVLRVRGLDGEPVLLERTVYAAWISPAVEAVEPDCPSVTQRLYEDTGLVFAYGEHVIDAVAAGAQDADLLDVRRTSPLLRVRRVTTTREGRPVEWSDDRYRPDAITFSVHNSIANNALARQSGQSDF from the coding sequence ATGGCGACGCGACACGAGGAGATCGCCGAGGAACTCAGACGGGCGATCGACCGCGAGGAGTACACCGTGGGCAGTCGACTGCCCGCCGAGACCGACCTCGCGGCCCGCTACGGCGTCTCCCGCGGTACCGTCCGCCAGGCCGTCGCCGCCCTGACCGCCGAGGGCCTCATCGGTTCCCGGCAGGGCGCGCGCCGCGTGGTCCTCGCGAGCCGCCGCAGCCAGTCCTTCGAGGAGCTGCGCAGCTTCGCCCAGTGGGCCCGCGCGATGGGCCGCGAGGCGACGGGCCACGTGGTGTCGTCGCAGTACCGCCCGGCCACCCCCGAGGACTCCGTCCGCCTCCAACTGCCCACGGGCACCCCGGTGTTGCACGTCCTGCGCGTACGCGGCCTGGACGGCGAACCGGTCCTCCTGGAGCGCACGGTCTACGCGGCCTGGATCTCCCCCGCCGTCGAGGCCGTCGAACCGGACTGCCCTTCGGTCACCCAGCGCCTCTACGAGGACACGGGCCTCGTCTTCGCCTACGGCGAGCACGTCATCGACGCGGTGGCGGCCGGCGCCCAGGACGCCGACCTCCTCGACGTCCGCCGCACCAGCCCCCTCCTACGAGTCCGCCGCGTCACAACAACCCGCGAGGGCCGCCCCGTCGAATGGTCCGACGACCGCTACCGCCCGGACGCCATCACCTTCAGCGTCCACAACTCAATAGCGAACAACGCCTTGGCAAGACAGTCGGGCCAGTCAGACTTCTGA
- a CDS encoding ABC transporter substrate-binding protein, which produces MNVSLPRTAVFVGAAALALSACGAAPDDNASTTTDGKSAATATSAEAFGGMDALVKAAKKEGTLQAIALPRDWANYGALIDGFQKKYGIKIEVENPAGSSQDEINAVTSRKGQDRAPDVLDLGSSFALSAAQQGLLAPYKVAGFADIPEGQKDAQGRWFNDYGGYISIGCDAKRVKTCPTTFADLLKPQYKGQVALNGNPTKSGSAFGGVWAASLASGGSFDDIQPGLDFFAKLKKNGNYTPVESTPATVEKGETPISIDWDYLNAGYADEFKKKGLDWKVAVPSDGKFSQYYSQAINKDAPHPAAARLWQEYLYSAEGQNLWLKGYARPALMTAMEKAGTLDKAAAAKLPEVSGTPAFPTEAQQSKAKTVLGQGWGKAVSG; this is translated from the coding sequence GTGAACGTGTCCCTGCCGAGAACAGCCGTCTTCGTCGGCGCCGCCGCACTCGCCCTGAGTGCCTGCGGAGCGGCCCCCGACGACAACGCCTCCACCACCACCGACGGCAAGAGCGCCGCCACCGCGACCTCCGCGGAGGCCTTCGGCGGCATGGACGCGCTGGTGAAGGCGGCCAAGAAGGAAGGCACGCTGCAGGCGATCGCGCTGCCCCGCGACTGGGCCAACTACGGCGCCCTCATCGACGGCTTCCAGAAGAAGTACGGCATCAAGATCGAGGTCGAGAACCCCGCCGGCAGCAGCCAGGACGAGATCAACGCCGTGACGTCGAGGAAGGGCCAGGACCGGGCGCCCGACGTCCTGGACCTCGGCAGTTCGTTCGCGCTCAGCGCCGCCCAGCAGGGACTCCTCGCGCCCTACAAGGTCGCGGGCTTCGCCGACATCCCCGAGGGGCAGAAGGACGCGCAGGGCCGCTGGTTCAACGACTACGGCGGCTACATCTCCATCGGCTGCGACGCCAAGCGCGTGAAGACCTGCCCGACCACCTTCGCGGACCTGCTGAAGCCGCAGTACAAGGGGCAGGTCGCGCTCAACGGCAACCCCACCAAGTCCGGTTCGGCCTTCGGCGGCGTCTGGGCGGCCTCCCTCGCGAGCGGCGGCTCCTTCGACGACATCCAGCCCGGCCTCGACTTCTTCGCCAAGCTGAAGAAGAACGGCAACTACACGCCCGTCGAGTCGACTCCCGCCACGGTCGAGAAGGGCGAGACGCCGATCAGCATCGACTGGGACTACCTCAACGCCGGCTACGCCGACGAGTTCAAGAAGAAGGGGCTCGACTGGAAGGTCGCGGTCCCGTCCGACGGCAAGTTCTCCCAGTACTACTCGCAGGCCATCAACAAGGACGCCCCGCATCCGGCGGCCGCCCGCCTGTGGCAGGAGTACCTCTACAGCGCCGAGGGCCAGAACCTCTGGCTCAAGGGATACGCCCGCCCGGCCCTGATGACCGCCATGGAGAAGGCCGGCACGCTCGACAAGGCCGCCGCCGCCAAGCTCCCCGAGGTCTCCGGGACGCCCGCCTTCCCGACCGAGGCCCAGCAGAGCAAGGCCAAGACCGTGCTCGGCCAGGGCTGGGGCAAGGCCGTCTCCGGATGA
- a CDS encoding ABC transporter permease, with protein sequence MTATLTRVDVAPVASQKRRRHAPGWLAVVPLLAFVALAFGIPALAMLNGAFTVKDPATGATSYTTANLTASLKGAYLTALLGSVKLSAVSAVISTVFGLLVAQAVVTSRFRALREAVLTASGVLANFGGVPLAFAFVATLGNSGVLTRHLGLADKGWDLYSFSGLVIVYLYFLIPLMVLTITPALDGLRVQWREAARNNGATAVQYWRHIALPVLAPSLLGGFVLLFGSAFAAYATAAAMVGSSVPLVTLQIADAISGNVLVGQENVALALSLDMVLVAGLVMAVYLPLQRRSARWLDN encoded by the coding sequence ATGACCGCGACCCTCACCCGTGTGGACGTGGCGCCTGTCGCTTCCCAGAAGCGGCGGCGCCACGCGCCCGGCTGGCTCGCCGTCGTCCCGCTGCTCGCCTTCGTGGCGCTCGCCTTCGGGATCCCCGCGCTGGCCATGCTGAACGGCGCGTTCACCGTCAAGGACCCGGCCACCGGGGCGACCTCGTACACCACGGCGAACCTGACCGCCTCGCTGAAGGGCGCGTATCTCACCGCCCTGCTCGGCAGCGTCAAGCTGTCCGCCGTCTCGGCGGTCATCTCGACGGTGTTCGGCTTGCTGGTAGCCCAGGCCGTGGTGACCTCCCGCTTCCGCGCTCTGCGCGAGGCCGTGCTCACCGCGTCCGGCGTGCTCGCCAACTTCGGCGGTGTCCCGCTGGCCTTCGCGTTCGTCGCCACGCTCGGCAACTCCGGTGTGCTGACCCGGCACCTGGGCCTCGCCGACAAGGGCTGGGACCTCTACAGCTTCTCGGGGCTGGTGATCGTCTATCTCTACTTCCTGATCCCGCTGATGGTCCTCACCATCACTCCCGCCCTCGACGGACTGCGCGTCCAGTGGCGCGAGGCCGCGCGGAACAACGGGGCCACCGCCGTCCAGTACTGGCGGCACATCGCCCTGCCCGTCCTCGCGCCCTCCCTCCTCGGCGGATTCGTGCTGCTCTTCGGCAGCGCCTTCGCCGCGTACGCCACCGCCGCGGCCATGGTGGGCAGTTCGGTCCCGCTGGTCACCCTGCAGATCGCCGACGCCATCTCCGGCAACGTCCTGGTCGGCCAGGAGAACGTGGCGCTCGCCCTCAGCCTCGACATGGTCCTCGTCGCGGGCCTGGTGATGGCCGTGTACCTGCCACTGCAACGACGGAGCGCGCGATGGCTCGACAACTGA
- a CDS encoding ABC transporter permease, translating into MARQLNRSVRPWRGVVLAGAALYFLVPLAASVVFTVDVPGQGVTFDAYTQIFGTDGFVSSLLLSLELAAATIAIVLLLMVPAMVALRLGAPKLRPVVEIVCSLPLVVPPIAFVAGIGTVLKWGPEHLSRTPLFQTFVSIQNPDFPFVLVLAYVVMALPFVYRALDAGLRAMDVRTLVEAARSCGAGWPQALVRAVLPNLRGALLNASFLTLALVLGEFTVAQLLGFQPFAVWIVNVSGSQAQLSVAVSVLSLLVTWALLLALAGFGGRSRTAPRG; encoded by the coding sequence ATGGCTCGACAACTGAACCGGTCCGTACGTCCCTGGCGCGGGGTCGTCCTCGCAGGTGCCGCGCTCTACTTCCTGGTGCCGCTGGCCGCGTCCGTCGTCTTCACCGTCGACGTGCCGGGGCAGGGCGTCACCTTCGACGCGTACACGCAGATCTTCGGCACCGACGGGTTCGTCTCCAGTCTGCTGCTCTCGCTGGAACTGGCCGCCGCCACCATCGCGATCGTGCTGCTGCTGATGGTGCCCGCGATGGTCGCGCTGCGGCTCGGCGCGCCGAAGCTGCGGCCCGTCGTCGAGATCGTCTGCTCGCTGCCGCTCGTCGTCCCGCCCATCGCGTTCGTCGCCGGGATCGGCACCGTCCTGAAGTGGGGGCCCGAACACCTCTCCCGAACCCCGCTGTTCCAGACGTTCGTGTCGATCCAGAACCCCGACTTCCCGTTCGTCCTCGTCCTCGCGTACGTCGTGATGGCGCTGCCGTTCGTGTACCGGGCCCTGGACGCCGGGCTGCGCGCGATGGACGTACGCACCCTCGTCGAGGCCGCCCGCAGTTGTGGCGCGGGCTGGCCGCAGGCGCTCGTACGGGCCGTGCTGCCGAACCTGCGCGGGGCGCTGCTCAACGCGTCGTTCCTCACACTGGCCCTGGTGCTCGGCGAGTTCACCGTCGCCCAGCTGCTCGGCTTCCAGCCGTTCGCCGTGTGGATCGTCAACGTCAGCGGTTCGCAGGCCCAGTTGTCCGTCGCCGTGTCCGTGCTCAGCCTGCTCGTCACGTGGGCACTCCTTCTCGCGCTCGCCGGGTTCGGCGGGCGCTCCCGTACCGCTCCCCGGGGATGA
- a CDS encoding ABC transporter ATP-binding protein, with product MTATTLEKTATTAATVEFRGLRREFGKAVALDGLDLTARPGELLALLGPSGCGKTTALRMLAGFEHPDSGEVLVDGEDVTRVPAHRRDAGMVFQSYSLFPHLSALDNVAFGLRMRKVPTTERQSRAAELLELVGLGDKGGNFPHQLSGGQQQRVALARALALRPRVLLLDEPLSALDAKVRLTLREEIRRLQQELGITTLFVTHDQEEALSMADRVAVMRAGRLEQCAAPAELYGRPATAFVAEFVGTMSRIPGRVTDGTAEVLGQRLPVDGEAPASPEVDVLVRPEALRVTAEDTSDARVVSSAFLGAATRVTVRLADGTEVKADLPTHEAAALGAGTAVTVSLPERPVLVADRL from the coding sequence ATGACCGCAACCACGCTTGAGAAAACGGCCACGACGGCCGCCACCGTCGAATTCCGGGGCCTGCGCCGGGAGTTCGGCAAGGCCGTCGCCCTCGACGGGCTCGACCTGACCGCACGGCCCGGCGAACTCCTCGCCCTGCTCGGCCCTTCCGGCTGCGGCAAGACCACGGCCCTGCGGATGCTCGCCGGGTTCGAACACCCCGACTCCGGCGAGGTGTTGGTCGACGGCGAGGACGTCACGCGCGTCCCGGCCCACCGGCGCGACGCCGGGATGGTCTTCCAGTCGTACAGCCTCTTCCCGCACCTCAGCGCGCTCGACAACGTCGCCTTCGGGCTGCGGATGCGCAAGGTGCCTACGACCGAACGGCAGTCGCGCGCGGCCGAGTTGCTCGAACTCGTCGGGCTCGGCGACAAGGGCGGGAACTTCCCGCACCAGCTCTCCGGCGGTCAGCAGCAGCGCGTCGCGCTCGCCCGCGCGCTCGCGCTTCGGCCACGCGTCCTGCTCCTCGACGAACCGCTGTCGGCGCTCGACGCCAAGGTGCGGCTCACCCTGCGCGAGGAGATCCGCCGGCTCCAGCAGGAACTCGGCATCACCACCCTGTTCGTGACGCACGATCAGGAGGAGGCCCTGTCGATGGCGGACCGGGTCGCCGTGATGCGCGCCGGACGGCTCGAACAGTGCGCCGCTCCGGCGGAGTTGTACGGGAGGCCCGCGACCGCGTTCGTCGCGGAGTTCGTCGGTACGATGAGCCGCATACCGGGCCGGGTGACCGACGGGACGGCCGAGGTGCTCGGGCAGCGGCTGCCGGTCGACGGCGAAGCGCCCGCCTCGCCGGAGGTGGACGTGCTCGTGCGGCCCGAGGCGCTGCGGGTGACGGCCGAGGACACCTCGGACGCCCGGGTCGTCTCCTCCGCCTTCCTCGGTGCGGCCACCCGCGTCACCGTCCGGCTCGCCGACGGCACCGAGGTGAAGGCCGACCTGCCGACCCACGAGGCCGCCGCGCTGGGCGCGGGCACCGCCGTGACCGTGAGCCTGCCGGAGCGTCCCGTCCTGGTCGCCGACCGCCTGTGA